TCCCCAATCTGTCCAAATCCTATGATGCCCAGCGTCAGGTCTTTTAATTCAATTAACGGATGATTCCAGTAACAGAAATCAGGGCTTCGTGCCCATCCACCTGCCTTGGCATCGGCAGATTGTTCAGCAATACGGTGAGTAAAATTCAGAATGTGGGCAAAGACCATTTGAGCCACCGACTCGGGGCCATAGCCAACTACATTGCAAACCGGAATATTTAGTTCAGTCGCTGCATCAACATCGACGATGTTAACGCCGGTCGCGAGGACACCGATGTATTGGAGCGATTCCTCGTTATGTATAATTTCCGAGGAGACAAGGGCTTTGTTGGTGATAAGCGCATCGCAACCTCGAGCTCGCTCAACAGCTTCTTCGGGCGTCGAACGGTCGTAAACCGTAAGGTCACCCAACGCTTCAAACTCTGCCCAACTGAGATCACCCGGGTTAAGTGCATATCCATCTAAAACTACAATTTTCATATATAAATCCTCGTCTACCATTCACCATGGCCGCTAAACTTCTCCTTCACGGCTTTACCAAAAGCATTACCGGCTTCATTAATATTGTCGAGGATTATGCTTGTTGATTTTCCGCTCGAGGACCTCGCGGCGGGGATAACGGTATTGCATTCGTTCTGATCCATAAAAATAGCTGCATCCAATAATCGTTCTTCATCTTCAGCTGGTATCGCCATAAACCCATGCTTGTCGGCATGTATCAATTGTCCGGGTTGAATCGTTTGCCCAAACACTTTAACCGGACAATTCCACTCTACAGGCGTACTGTAGGCATGCCCGACGCACAATCGCTTCGCCAGGGCTTTAAATCCTGCATTTGTCATTTCATCCACATCGCGAATGGCACCATCGGTAATCGTACCAACACAACCCAAGGCTTTGTGAATGTTGCTGTTCACTTCACCCCAAAACGACCCGATGGTCCTCGGTTTGTCGAGATCCTGAATCACGACAATCTTGGGACCCGGAAGGCTCGCGACATATTCACGATACTTTGCCCAGGTAAGGGCTTTGTTTTCCGCATGACTGGGATTCGAAGGTTCGATTCTGAGGGTTATAGCGTATCCGACCATGGGGCCCATCTGTGGCATGAAGTCGGTCGTCGGCTCTATATTGAAAGCATCTCGGGTTCGATCATGCCGGGTAATTTGTTCCCAGCCATTATAAATGGTCGGAGTATTCCAGCGTTTTAAATGGAGAAGTGTCGAGTGTGATAAAGGCATGATTTAAAAACTAATTCAATTTAAACGGATCATTCAAGACAAGCCGTCATCCTTAATCACGATCAGCTTGTATCTTGAATGTACCAGACAATTGAGATAGGCAGGGCTTAATAAACACCTATCCATTCAATTATGCGAACAAGTAAAGTTAAGAAAATCTGGAAAGACGGAGGCCTCGCCCTCGGGACCCTTATTAAGTCTATCGATCCGGTTCATTCGGAGGTACTCAGTCAGATGGATTTTGATTTCCTTTGGTACGATCTGGAACACTCGGACAAAAGCGTCGAAACCTTTGCAAACCTCACAAGAGCAACTCGCGTTGGAGACGTGGATATTCTGGCCCGACCCGCTCGCTGGGAATACATGCGTATGGGAAGAATCCTGGAAGCCGGGGCAACCGGCATCATGTATCCACGGTGTGAATCCGTAGAGGAAGCCAAAAAAGTAATCCAATTTTCAAAATTCTTTCCCATAGGTGAACGTGGGTTTGACGGGGGCAATGCAGACAATAACTACGGACAATACCCGGCTGATGGCTACACCGATGCGGCTAACGCTGAAACCTGGATCACCATTCAAATCGAATCACCTGCCGCCCTACCCCATGTTCGGGAAATCGCAGAAATCGAAGACGTTGATTGCATTTTTCTTGGTCCAGGTGACATGTCATTGATGAACGGTATACCCGGCCAGACGAAAGACCCGTCTATTCTTTCAATAGCAAAACAGATCGCAAACGACACCCTCGCAGCCGGCAAGGCGTTTGGCACCATGATATTCGATATGGATAACGCAAAGTTCATGCAGGACCTCGGAGCCACCATGCTCATCCATGGTGCAGACATCGTGAACTACAAGAACTCCCATATAAAGCTACTCGAAGACTATAAGAGCCTTAGATAACTTTTCGATTGTTCGCTGCCAAAGGGTTGGTTAGACCCTGAACATGGAAAAAGTTAGATGGGGAATTATTAGCACTGCGAATATCGGCCTGGCACGCGTTCTTCCTGGCATGTTGCAATCTGAAATTTGCGACATTGCAGCCATGTCGTCACGCGATATCAACAAAGCCAGGGCGGCTGCCGATAAATTGGGTATCCCCAAAGCCTATGGCAGTTATGAAGAGTTGCTGGCCGATCCTGATATCGACGCTATTTATAATCCCTTGCCCAATCACTTGCACGTCGATTGGTCTATCAAGGCACTCAAAGCAGGGAAGCATGTACTTTGTGAAAAGCCTCTGGGGCTTGATACCAAGGATGCCAGTCGTCTGTTGCATGCCGCTGCGGATTACCCACACCTTAAAGTAATGGAGGCCTTTATGTATCGCTTTCATCCTCAATGGATCCACGCAAAAGACTTGGTGAAAAATGGAAATATCGGAGAACTAAAAACCATCCACTCCTTCTTTTCCTACTTCAATAATGACCCCAATAATGTTCGTAATAGAGTGGACATTGGAGGAGGCGGGCTCATGGACATTGGCTGCTACAGCATATCCCTGGCGCGCTTTCTTTTCGGCAAACAACCCAAACGCGTCATAGGTATCGTCGACAGGGATCCAGAATTTAAAACCGATCGAATGACATCAGGTGTGCTCGACTTTGAATCTGGAACCAGCACCTTTACCTGTTCAACCCAGCTCATCCCCTACCAACGTGTCCACATTGCAGGTACGACAGGTAGAATCGAAATCGAAATACCTTTCAACGCACCACCCGATGCCGAAACGCGCTTATGGATTCATAGCAACGAAGGAATCGAGGAAAAGCGTTTTCCAATATGCAACCAGTATCAACTTCAGGGAGACGCATTCTCCAAAGCAATTCTTGAAAACACTCCAACCCCCACTCCTCTGGCAGACGCCATTGAAAACATGACCGTCATCGACGCCCTATTCGAAAGCGCCGAAAACTCGACCTGGGTGACTCTGTAGTTCGATTCGGAGCACCGTTTGCTAGGGAGTCCAGGAGAAAGACATGTTGGTAATTGGGCTTGAGCCAGGCTTGGCCGTCACTGTAATATCCGTTATGTCTTATCAAGATCGCTTTCCCTGGACTGCAGCTTTCCATTCGGAAAAGAAGGAAACATTTTGCTTTCCCAGACGTACTTTCCTCGCCAAGTTAGGAGGGATCGGGCTGGGTATATCCGCCCTATCAGGGACAGCGTGCCGCGCCGCGCCAAAGCTGATGGCACGACCCGCCTGCCAGACAAACGCGTGGCCCATATCTAATGGAATGGATGATTTGATCTCTGTTCTCAAGACGATAAAAACTCTGGGGTTCCGGGGCTATGAGACATCCTTTCGGAATGTACAAGAAACGTTTTCAAACCCAGAGCTGGCAAGAGCGAAGTTGGAAGCAACCGGTCTGGAGTTTGTTGGCATGCACATCGCCGCGCCAGACCAGTATGAGCCGGAGACCTCCATCCCGCCATTCACTTTCCTGCAAGAGATGGCCGATGGTGCGAGCGGCCTGGGTGCAGAATACTTGATACTAAGCGGTCGAGGAGTTGCGGTCGAAGGTCAGCTTGATCGCGCTGCCTTGAAACGAAAAATAGATGCGCTTCTCAAGATAGGTGAGTACTGTCAAAGCAAGGGCGTTAAACTCACTTATCACCATCATGTAGATGACTTTCTTCTAGGGGGAGCCGAAATAGATGATATACTCGAGCGTAGCGATCCGGCCTTGTTTAGTGTATGGCTTTGCACCGATGCTGCGATCCAAGCGGAGGTCGACCTTGTAAATTACTTTATCCACCGCCACAAACGCATCGCCGGTATTCATGTCAAAGATACTCGCGACGATAGGCAGGTAATTCTCGGACAAGGAGTTCTTGATGGGGTAGCTCTCGCAGAGAAACTTCAAAAGGCGGCATGGAGCGGTTGGCTGCTAGTTGAAGAAGAGCGGGGTCGGTACCGCAAAGAATGGCCAGGCACGCCTGCTGTCCAAGAGGCACGGCAACATATGAAGCAAGTCTTCGGAATCTGAATTCAGGCTCTTGTCGCAGGAGTAGGACTTTGGAAATCCAGAACCGCTGCTTAACTTGAATGATTGAAATCTGGTCTATGGAATTTTCCCTGAAACCAGATCAGCAATAGCTGCGAATATATCTGCAGTGTTGATAAGAACGTCTTGGGTAGTTCTACTATCGTCATACTTGGGCTAGTGGATATGAATGGAACTGCAAATCCACCGTTGAAGATGGTCTGTTTGTCACCGCGAAATTGTCCATTCAAGGCCATAAATCGTCTGAGAGATAGACGATAATATTTGGAGATGCCTGAACATCCAGAAACAGAAAGCGAAGAAGATTTAGTCCTTTAGCGTGAACGTCCGTTTATTGGCTTTCTCGGTGCTTGGAAAATCGACAGGGATCGCTTGAGTGACCTTGCCAGTCGCTGCCCATTCGGTGCCGCGCAGGAAGGTGGTGATAAAACTAACACCTTCCA
The sequence above is a segment of the Verrucomicrobiota bacterium genome. Coding sequences within it:
- a CDS encoding RraA family protein, with the protein product MPLSHSTLLHLKRWNTPTIYNGWEQITRHDRTRDAFNIEPTTDFMPQMGPMVGYAITLRIEPSNPSHAENKALTWAKYREYVASLPGPKIVVIQDLDKPRTIGSFWGEVNSNIHKALGCVGTITDGAIRDVDEMTNAGFKALAKRLCVGHAYSTPVEWNCPVKVFGQTIQPGQLIHADKHGFMAIPAEDEERLLDAAIFMDQNECNTVIPAARSSSGKSTSIILDNINEAGNAFGKAVKEKFSGHGEW
- a CDS encoding TIM barrel protein, giving the protein MSYQDRFPWTAAFHSEKKETFCFPRRTFLAKLGGIGLGISALSGTACRAAPKLMARPACQTNAWPISNGMDDLISVLKTIKTLGFRGYETSFRNVQETFSNPELARAKLEATGLEFVGMHIAAPDQYEPETSIPPFTFLQEMADGASGLGAEYLILSGRGVAVEGQLDRAALKRKIDALLKIGEYCQSKGVKLTYHHHVDDFLLGGAEIDDILERSDPALFSVWLCTDAAIQAEVDLVNYFIHRHKRIAGIHVKDTRDDRQVILGQGVLDGVALAEKLQKAAWSGWLLVEEERGRYRKEWPGTPAVQEARQHMKQVFGI
- a CDS encoding Gfo/Idh/MocA family oxidoreductase; protein product: MEKVRWGIISTANIGLARVLPGMLQSEICDIAAMSSRDINKARAAADKLGIPKAYGSYEELLADPDIDAIYNPLPNHLHVDWSIKALKAGKHVLCEKPLGLDTKDASRLLHAAADYPHLKVMEAFMYRFHPQWIHAKDLVKNGNIGELKTIHSFFSYFNNDPNNVRNRVDIGGGGLMDIGCYSISLARFLFGKQPKRVIGIVDRDPEFKTDRMTSGVLDFESGTSTFTCSTQLIPYQRVHIAGTTGRIEIEIPFNAPPDAETRLWIHSNEGIEEKRFPICNQYQLQGDAFSKAILENTPTPTPLADAIENMTVIDALFESAENSTWVTL
- a CDS encoding D-2-hydroxyacid dehydrogenase, which produces MKIVVLDGYALNPGDLSWAEFEALGDLTVYDRSTPEEAVERARGCDALITNKALVSSEIIHNEESLQYIGVLATGVNIVDVDAATELNIPVCNVVGYGPESVAQMVFAHILNFTHRIAEQSADAKAGGWARSPDFCYWNHPLIELKDLTLGIIGFGQIGEACAKIGHGFGMDVTAYTHDFTKILPSGVSWRSLGELFSESDIVTLHCPLTEKTENLVDEERIQQMKKTAILINTGRGQLVDEEALAKALNEGRIAGAGLDVLSTEPPDPNNPLLSAKNCFITPHTAWATQAARSRLMSMAADNLKAFQDGEVTNCVNL
- a CDS encoding aldolase/citrate lyase family protein yields the protein MRTSKVKKIWKDGGLALGTLIKSIDPVHSEVLSQMDFDFLWYDLEHSDKSVETFANLTRATRVGDVDILARPARWEYMRMGRILEAGATGIMYPRCESVEEAKKVIQFSKFFPIGERGFDGGNADNNYGQYPADGYTDAANAETWITIQIESPAALPHVREIAEIEDVDCIFLGPGDMSLMNGIPGQTKDPSILSIAKQIANDTLAAGKAFGTMIFDMDNAKFMQDLGATMLIHGADIVNYKNSHIKLLEDYKSLR